The following coding sequences are from one Bradyrhizobium sp. 200 window:
- a CDS encoding TerB family tellurite resistance protein, whose amino-acid sequence MLDGLRQFIADIVAPSADTDLSFDDTGYLLAATALLVHVVSLDGEPSAIEKRKLHSLIESRFKLDPGTADHLIASATRAEGEAVDLYHFTSVIMRSVNEEGRLRIIEMMWELVYADGQVSEFEDNVVWRAADLLGISSRDRIDLKRKVADQRQTASPADAPKAEDAAM is encoded by the coding sequence ATGCTCGACGGACTACGCCAATTCATTGCCGACATCGTCGCGCCCAGCGCGGATACGGATCTGTCGTTTGACGATACCGGATATCTTTTGGCGGCAACCGCGCTGCTGGTTCACGTCGTCTCGCTCGATGGCGAGCCGAGCGCGATCGAGAAGCGTAAATTGCACAGTTTGATCGAAAGCCGCTTCAAGCTCGATCCCGGTACGGCGGATCATTTGATCGCGTCGGCGACGCGGGCCGAAGGCGAGGCGGTCGATCTCTATCATTTCACCAGCGTCATCATGCGCTCGGTCAATGAGGAGGGCCGGCTCCGCATCATCGAGATGATGTGGGAGCTGGTATACGCGGACGGCCAGGTCAGCGAGTTCGAGGACAACGTCGTCTGGCGCGCGGCTGATCTGCTCGGTATTTCATCGCGCGACCGGATCGATCTCAAGCGCAAGGTGGCGGATCAGCGGCAGACGGCCTCTCCCGCGGACGCGCCGAAGGCCGAAGACGCAGCAATGTGA